From the genome of Anaeromicrobium sediminis, one region includes:
- a CDS encoding HD-GYP domain-containing protein: MKKIYLSEMEEDMILAKDILGPYDQLLIARGTRLNENVMDKIKELGIRYIYIIGDLKKEVSKDEYKEKIKEERRLKEKYAESLNKFKDVYNEVQLGKKIETEIVEESVADLVENVVLNNNVLKRLRETHVVDDYTYTHSINVCVLATMIGKWLNYSQDKLDKLALAAFLHDIGKAKVKREILYKPGRLTREECSEMKRHAEYGYKLVQNDDKLDFNVCCGILQHHERFDGSGYPYGLKSERIHEFARIIAIADVFDAMTSKRVYKDKESPFKVAEEIESEGYGKLDPYICNIFLWNISKFYVGNVVKLSDGKIGKIVLVNKQRPTRPLIKVGENFVDLLKMPQISIVEVVE, translated from the coding sequence ATGAAAAAGATATATTTAAGTGAAATGGAAGAAGATATGATTTTAGCAAAAGATATATTAGGACCATATGATCAGCTTCTAATTGCACGTGGGACAAGATTAAATGAAAATGTAATGGATAAAATAAAGGAACTAGGAATTAGATATATATATATAATTGGAGATTTAAAGAAGGAAGTATCTAAAGATGAGTATAAAGAGAAAATAAAAGAAGAAAGGCGCTTGAAAGAAAAATACGCTGAGTCTTTGAATAAATTTAAAGATGTTTACAATGAGGTTCAACTAGGTAAAAAAATAGAAACGGAGATTGTAGAAGAATCTGTAGCTGACTTAGTTGAAAACGTTGTTTTAAATAATAATGTACTAAAAAGGTTAAGAGAAACCCATGTGGTAGATGATTATACTTATACTCACTCTATTAATGTATGCGTCCTAGCAACTATGATAGGAAAATGGTTAAATTATAGTCAGGATAAATTGGATAAACTTGCATTAGCTGCTTTCTTACATGATATTGGAAAAGCAAAAGTTAAAAGAGAAATACTCTATAAACCAGGAAGATTAACTAGAGAAGAATGTTCAGAGATGAAAAGACATGCTGAATATGGATACAAGTTGGTACAAAATGATGACAAACTAGATTTTAATGTATGTTGTGGTATACTTCAACACCATGAAAGATTTGATGGTAGTGGGTATCCTTATGGGCTAAAGAGTGAAAGAATTCATGAATTTGCTAGAATAATAGCCATAGCAGATGTTTTTGATGCTATGACGTCTAAGAGAGTATATAAGGATAAGGAATCACCTTTTAAAGTGGCAGAAGAAATAGAAAGTGAAGGATATGGGAAATTAGATCCATATATATGTAATATCTTCTTATGGAACATATCTAAATTTTATGTGGGAAACGTAGTAAAACTATCTGATGGAAAAATAGGAAAAATAGTATTGGTAAACAAACAAAGGCCAACAAGACCACTAATAAAAGTTGGAGAAAATTTTGTTGACTTATTAAAAATGCCACAAATTAGTATAGTGGAAGTAGTTGAATAG
- a CDS encoding zinc ribbon domain-containing protein, which produces MDFLERFIDSIGRGTHTLSVKTDEVIELTEMKMNIRGIEEEIEEHKLYIGEIVYKYYTEEKAHMPTSEIKRRCMEIRRLERKLNMMKERMVRKRGFGYCKNCGEIIKKKQNYCPRCGNRALKY; this is translated from the coding sequence ATGGATTTTTTAGAGAGATTTATAGATAGTATAGGTAGAGGAACACATACCCTATCAGTAAAAACTGATGAGGTTATAGAACTGACTGAGATGAAGATGAACATAAGAGGAATAGAGGAAGAAATAGAAGAACATAAACTGTATATAGGAGAAATTGTATATAAATATTATACAGAGGAAAAGGCTCACATGCCTACTAGTGAAATTAAAAGAAGGTGTATGGAGATAAGACGGCTAGAGAGAAAGTTAAACATGATGAAAGAAAGAATGGTTAGAAAAAGAGGTTTTGGCTATTGTAAGAATTGTGGAGAAATCATCAAGAAAAAACAAAATTATTGTCCTAGATGTGGGAATAGAGCACTAAAATACTAA